A genomic segment from Bradyrhizobium sp. ISRA430 encodes:
- a CDS encoding ABC transporter substrate-binding protein, giving the protein MNKDRGNAANGRKVPRPNRRRVLQGLVGTAIGGTLTGFSSAVQAAKPIKIGYVSPKSGPLAGFAEADEFVLTEFRKSLKDGIKVGSQTRQIEIVVKDSQSNPNRAAEMAKELITRDDVSLMVVGATPETVNPVATQCELEQIPCISSLAPWQTNFIGRQANPADPKSWKPFDYTYHYFWGLEDVIDVFTGMWSQVSTNKMVGALFPNDADGNAWGDPKIGFPPVLAKQGYKFTDSGRFQNLTDDFSSQIAAFRNADVEIVTGVIIPPDFTTFWNQARQKSFKPKVVSVAKALLFPTAVQALGKSGNNISTEVWWTPTHPYKSSLNGTSAAELARGYEQASGKQWTQFIGFVHSLFEVAVDAIKRSDDSGDGAAISKAIGATKLDTIVGRIEFGSDRVPSFAAKNIAKTPLVGGQWRLKGDKYDMVITENRHASQIPLGGEMQALS; this is encoded by the coding sequence ATGAACAAAGACAGAGGAAATGCCGCAAACGGACGCAAAGTACCGCGTCCGAATCGACGCCGAGTTTTGCAGGGTCTTGTCGGCACAGCCATCGGCGGGACATTGACTGGGTTCAGCTCAGCAGTTCAAGCCGCAAAGCCCATCAAAATCGGCTACGTCTCACCTAAGAGTGGACCATTAGCCGGATTTGCGGAAGCCGATGAGTTCGTACTTACAGAATTCCGAAAGTCGCTCAAGGACGGCATCAAGGTCGGCTCACAAACACGTCAAATCGAGATCGTCGTCAAGGATAGCCAGTCTAATCCAAACCGCGCTGCGGAAATGGCCAAAGAGTTGATAACCCGTGACGACGTTTCTCTCATGGTGGTCGGGGCTACGCCAGAAACCGTAAACCCCGTTGCGACGCAATGCGAGCTAGAGCAGATCCCCTGCATCTCAAGCCTCGCGCCTTGGCAGACCAATTTCATTGGTCGCCAGGCGAATCCAGCAGACCCGAAGAGCTGGAAGCCGTTCGACTACACGTATCACTACTTCTGGGGCCTCGAGGACGTCATCGACGTATTTACGGGGATGTGGAGCCAAGTCTCGACGAACAAGATGGTGGGGGCGCTCTTTCCGAATGATGCCGACGGCAATGCATGGGGTGACCCAAAGATCGGTTTCCCGCCGGTGCTCGCCAAACAGGGGTACAAGTTCACCGATTCCGGTCGCTTTCAGAATCTCACGGATGATTTCAGTTCACAGATTGCGGCTTTTCGCAATGCAGACGTGGAAATCGTCACCGGCGTAATTATCCCACCGGATTTCACCACCTTCTGGAACCAGGCGCGTCAAAAGAGCTTCAAACCGAAGGTCGTATCCGTCGCTAAGGCGCTCCTGTTCCCGACTGCGGTACAGGCACTGGGTAAGAGTGGCAACAACATCTCTACCGAAGTTTGGTGGACGCCAACGCACCCCTACAAATCCAGCTTGAACGGCACAAGCGCGGCAGAGCTTGCGAGAGGCTACGAACAGGCTTCGGGCAAGCAGTGGACCCAGTTCATAGGCTTCGTGCACTCGCTTTTTGAGGTAGCCGTAGACGCGATCAAGAGATCCGATGATTCGGGCGACGGCGCAGCGATTTCAAAAGCGATCGGCGCGACTAAGCTCGATACGATCGTTGGTCGGATCGAGTTCGGATCCGACAGAGTGCCGTCGTTCGCTGCCAAGAACATCGCCAAGACACCACTGGTCGGTGGCCAGTGGCGCCTTAAGGGCGATAAGTACGACATGGTCATTACCGAGAACAGACACGCGTCTCAGATACCGCTCGGTGGCGAAATGCAAGCTCTTAGCTGA
- a CDS encoding ABC transporter ATP-binding protein, whose protein sequence is MFMLELNTVSKRFGAIVVADNIDLRISEGDALGVIGPNGAGKSTLFNLVTGMVRPDSGRIILDGNEITHLSPQDRCRVGIGRSFQIPQPFDHLSVFENLSVAALFGANMPEAAAVQHCGRILVLTGLEGKANRLAGALPLLDRKRLELARALATHPRVLLLDEIGGGLTDAECHELVETIRTIHQQGVTIIWIEHVVHALVAVVQRLVVLNFGKIVALGHPSEVMRSREVHAIYMGVPA, encoded by the coding sequence ATATTCATGCTTGAACTCAACACCGTCTCCAAACGGTTCGGGGCAATCGTGGTCGCCGATAACATCGATTTGCGAATCTCCGAGGGCGACGCGCTGGGCGTGATCGGTCCCAACGGCGCGGGCAAGTCGACCCTATTTAACCTCGTCACCGGAATGGTGCGGCCGGATTCAGGTCGCATTATTCTCGACGGTAACGAGATTACACATCTTTCGCCCCAGGATCGCTGTCGCGTCGGCATCGGACGATCGTTCCAGATCCCACAGCCTTTCGACCATCTCTCGGTGTTTGAGAATCTTTCGGTCGCCGCATTGTTCGGCGCCAACATGCCTGAAGCCGCGGCCGTTCAGCATTGTGGGCGGATCCTTGTCCTAACGGGCCTCGAAGGCAAGGCAAATCGTTTGGCCGGTGCCTTGCCGCTCCTCGATCGCAAGCGATTGGAGTTGGCTCGGGCGCTCGCCACGCACCCGCGCGTGTTGTTACTGGATGAAATTGGTGGCGGCCTCACGGACGCCGAGTGTCACGAGCTGGTCGAGACGATACGCACAATCCATCAACAAGGTGTCACCATCATTTGGATCGAGCACGTGGTCCATGCACTAGTTGCCGTAGTGCAGCGCCTCGTCGTGCTGAACTTCGGTAAAATTGTCGCGCTTGGCCATCCATCTGAGGTGATGCGCTCTCGAGAGGTTCACGCCATTTATATGGGAGTACCTGCATGA
- a CDS encoding ABC transporter ATP-binding protein, giving the protein MSALVTAAALDAFYGDFQALFGVDFEVRKGEAVAVIGANGAGKSTLLKSMAGLVRNRPDTIHFVGRAIGDSSAASVVRLGLALVPEGRHLFPSLSVEENLLIGAYGGERTTPWNVEAVYKMFPVLHERRRSAVTVLSGGQQQMVAIGRALMSNPSVLLCDEISLGLAPIVVEHIYRMLPKIRESGTAVVVVEQDVARALRSTDRFYCLQEGRVTLQGRSSQTDNDAIRAAYFGM; this is encoded by the coding sequence ATGAGCGCGCTCGTCACAGCCGCAGCGCTCGATGCATTTTACGGCGATTTTCAGGCGCTGTTCGGTGTCGATTTTGAAGTGCGTAAGGGCGAAGCTGTTGCGGTGATCGGGGCCAATGGCGCAGGCAAGTCGACGTTGTTGAAATCAATGGCTGGTCTGGTGCGCAACCGTCCCGATACCATCCATTTCGTCGGCCGCGCCATCGGCGACAGCTCTGCAGCCAGTGTCGTCAGACTTGGGCTCGCGTTGGTACCAGAGGGGCGGCATCTGTTTCCCTCGCTCTCCGTCGAAGAGAATTTACTGATCGGGGCCTATGGCGGCGAGCGGACGACCCCCTGGAATGTGGAAGCAGTCTACAAGATGTTTCCAGTCTTGCACGAACGCCGCCGCAGTGCCGTGACCGTTCTCTCCGGCGGCCAGCAGCAGATGGTCGCAATAGGCCGCGCGCTAATGTCAAATCCGTCCGTTCTGTTATGCGACGAGATCAGCCTTGGGCTCGCTCCCATAGTCGTCGAGCATATCTACCGAATGCTGCCGAAGATTCGCGAAAGCGGCACCGCAGTTGTGGTGGTTGAGCAGGACGTCGCCCGCGCCCTACGTTCTACGGACCGGTTCTACTGCCTACAAGAGGGTCGGGTGACGCTACAAGGCCGATCATCCCAAACAGACAACGACGCGATCCGGGCAGCCTACTTCGGGATGTGA
- a CDS encoding branched-chain amino acid ABC transporter permease: MNGIETIIEGVLLGGVYALFALGLSLMFGIMRLVNLAHGDLIVLAAYLMLALTNALGLPLILAASLIIIVMFAVGFLLQRLVLERVLGDDILPPLLVSFGLSIIIQNGLLLAYGADSHRLQGGAFESASIALGPDLNIGLAPLTALFSAIAAVALLELIFYRTSLGRAFRATADNPIVAQLMGIDERTVYAVAVGLSLSISVIAAVTFGIRANFDPSIGPARLLYAFESVIIGGLGSLWGTLAGGIVLGLAQAIGARINPEWQILAGHLAFLAVLVMRPRGLFPSRRQ; the protein is encoded by the coding sequence ATGAACGGCATTGAGACGATCATCGAAGGCGTACTCCTCGGCGGCGTCTATGCACTGTTTGCGCTTGGATTGTCGTTGATGTTCGGAATCATGCGACTGGTAAACCTCGCCCACGGCGATCTGATTGTACTTGCCGCCTATCTCATGCTGGCCCTAACCAATGCGCTCGGTTTGCCTTTGATCTTAGCCGCTTCTCTCATCATTATCGTAATGTTCGCTGTTGGCTTCCTTCTGCAGCGCCTTGTGCTGGAGCGCGTGCTCGGGGACGATATACTTCCGCCGCTGCTGGTCTCGTTCGGTCTCTCCATAATCATTCAGAATGGGCTGCTGCTCGCCTACGGCGCTGATAGCCATCGGCTTCAGGGAGGCGCGTTCGAATCCGCTTCGATTGCTTTGGGGCCGGACCTGAATATCGGTCTCGCGCCACTCACAGCTCTCTTCAGCGCAATTGCCGCGGTCGCGCTCTTGGAATTGATCTTCTATCGCACGTCGCTTGGCCGAGCGTTTCGTGCGACCGCCGACAATCCAATAGTCGCTCAACTAATGGGCATTGACGAGCGTACGGTATACGCCGTCGCCGTCGGCTTATCCTTGTCGATTTCCGTCATCGCCGCCGTGACCTTTGGTATCCGCGCGAATTTCGATCCGTCGATCGGTCCAGCACGACTTCTATATGCGTTTGAGTCGGTCATCATCGGCGGTCTTGGCAGTCTATGGGGTACGCTCGCGGGCGGCATTGTACTCGGCCTTGCACAGGCTATCGGGGCACGCATCAATCCGGAATGGCAGATTCTGGCAGGGCATTTGGCGTTCCTCGCGGTTCTGGTAATGCGCCCGCGGGGACTTTTTCCGTCGAGGCGGCAATGA
- a CDS encoding branched-chain amino acid ABC transporter permease — MAAILAVVLLVALCALPAIAPRNLIQDLIFVFTVLSLAQLWNLLAGWGGLVSVGQQAFVGVGAYSLFGAILIVGMDPLTAVILSGAIAAVLAAILGPLLFRLEGPYFAIGSWVAAEALRLVCAQFKLLGGGTGISIAPNELSQMIGLKTVQFLFGLRPAAARDVLMYWSALLLAIGITVGIYFFVRSPMGLALAASRDNAAAARSVGVRTGRIRYFLWIAIAFATGMVGALVYLQKARLSPDAAFSVTDWTAYVIFVVVIGGVRTIEGPILGVLILWALTFYLSQFGSLYLVILGGLAVFTMLFMPRGVWGEITQRYQVRLLPTQRVLQRLT, encoded by the coding sequence ATGGCCGCAATCCTTGCTGTCGTCCTCCTGGTCGCGCTTTGCGCATTGCCAGCAATTGCACCGCGAAATCTGATCCAGGATCTGATCTTCGTCTTCACAGTACTTTCGCTCGCGCAATTGTGGAATTTGTTGGCCGGTTGGGGCGGATTGGTTTCAGTGGGTCAGCAGGCATTTGTCGGTGTGGGCGCTTACTCATTGTTTGGCGCGATCCTGATCGTGGGAATGGATCCGTTGACCGCGGTGATCCTCTCTGGGGCTATCGCAGCCGTATTGGCCGCGATATTGGGGCCGTTGCTGTTTCGTCTCGAAGGACCGTACTTCGCAATCGGCAGCTGGGTGGCGGCGGAGGCTCTCCGCCTTGTCTGTGCTCAGTTTAAGCTCCTTGGAGGAGGTACCGGCATCTCGATCGCGCCGAACGAACTGTCGCAGATGATCGGATTGAAGACGGTTCAATTCCTGTTTGGCTTGCGCCCCGCAGCTGCACGGGACGTGCTGATGTATTGGTCTGCTCTTCTACTCGCCATCGGGATAACGGTAGGCATCTATTTCTTTGTACGTTCTCCCATGGGGCTTGCGCTCGCGGCCAGTCGAGACAATGCCGCAGCAGCACGCAGCGTCGGTGTCCGTACCGGCCGCATCCGCTATTTTCTCTGGATTGCTATTGCGTTTGCCACCGGCATGGTCGGAGCGCTTGTTTATTTGCAGAAGGCGCGACTCTCGCCTGATGCCGCCTTCAGCGTCACGGATTGGACGGCCTACGTGATTTTCGTCGTGGTGATCGGCGGGGTGCGTACGATCGAGGGCCCGATACTTGGCGTTCTGATCCTGTGGGCGCTCACCTTCTACCTGTCGCAGTTCGGCAGCCTCTATTTGGTTATCCTCGGCGGACTCGCCGTCTTTACCATGCTGTTTATGCCGAGAGGCGTATGGGGAGAGATTACCCAACGTTACCAGGTGCGCTTGCTCCCGACGCAGCGGGTGTTGCAACGGTTAACGTGA
- a CDS encoding fumarylacetoacetate hydrolase family protein codes for MRFVSVALNGRRGLAVDAGAGRFVGRYSGDPEYPGDLNKLIEAGHACLSAGFNRLLNGPAIDMSLVRHLPPIGNPGKIICVGLNYLDHTSESGFDQPDYPALFTRVNSSLIAHGDPIVRPSASEQLDYEGELVAIIGRYGRHIPQREALDYVAGYSIFNDASIRDYQNKTPQWTIGKNFDSTGAFGPIFVTADELPPGCSGLKLETRLNGAIVQSAAIDSMVFDVATQISIISEAMTLEPGDLIVTGTPSGVGVARKPPLWMKPGDICEVEIEKIGVLRNPVAEEAGR; via the coding sequence ATGCGCTTCGTGTCAGTTGCTTTGAATGGACGGCGAGGCCTGGCTGTGGACGCCGGCGCCGGAAGATTTGTCGGACGTTACTCCGGCGACCCTGAATATCCGGGCGACCTCAACAAGCTGATCGAAGCAGGTCATGCGTGCTTATCAGCGGGCTTTAACCGACTGCTCAATGGCCCTGCGATCGACATGTCGTTGGTCCGGCACCTCCCGCCGATCGGAAACCCAGGAAAGATCATTTGCGTCGGGCTGAACTATCTCGACCATACCAGCGAGAGCGGCTTCGATCAGCCGGACTATCCAGCCTTATTCACACGTGTGAATTCGAGTCTCATCGCCCACGGTGACCCGATCGTGCGTCCATCTGCCTCGGAGCAACTGGATTACGAGGGAGAGCTTGTTGCAATCATCGGCCGATACGGCCGTCATATCCCGCAGCGAGAGGCGCTCGACTATGTCGCCGGGTACTCGATATTCAATGACGCGTCGATCCGCGACTACCAAAACAAAACGCCGCAATGGACGATCGGTAAGAATTTCGACAGTACTGGCGCATTCGGCCCCATTTTCGTAACTGCGGACGAACTGCCGCCCGGTTGCTCAGGACTAAAACTGGAAACGCGCCTCAATGGAGCGATCGTTCAGAGTGCAGCAATCGACTCGATGGTATTTGACGTCGCAACCCAGATATCAATCATCAGCGAAGCGATGACGCTGGAGCCGGGAGATTTGATTGTCACAGGAACCCCTTCCGGCGTCGGAGTGGCGCGCAAGCCGCCGTTGTGGATGAAACCAGGCGACATCTGCGAAGTCGAAATCGAAAAAATCGGCGTATTGCGAAATCCCGTCGCCGAGGAAGCCGGCCGGTAG
- a CDS encoding VOC family protein — protein sequence MTQIKSYVQPTRRAGELGVHSIDHFSLTVPALKDAERFYSSFGLDVRTEGAGLAVRTHGASHCWGIVTEGSRKKLSYLSFGAFADDLPRFRERLRLNNVRQLDPPAGFESDGIWFRDPDGLLIEIRVGEKTSPNEKPACFNEQGLVGVQNAPKRSTVSPVRPRRLAHILIFASDVSRTIQFYGSVLGLRLSDRSGDGIAFMHGIHGSDHHLIALAKSTGPGLHHLSWDVESIHQIGMGAMQMADKGFSAGWGLGRHVLGSNYFHYVRDPWGSYSEYSSDIDYIPANYDWNAEDHPGEDAFYVWGPVPPADFALNYEAATP from the coding sequence ATGACCCAGATCAAAAGTTATGTCCAGCCAACACGGCGAGCCGGAGAACTCGGAGTCCATTCGATCGATCATTTCAGTCTGACTGTTCCTGCGCTAAAGGATGCCGAGCGCTTCTACTCGTCATTTGGTCTTGATGTCCGCACCGAAGGAGCCGGTCTGGCGGTGAGAACTCACGGTGCTTCGCACTGCTGGGGCATCGTCACCGAAGGCTCACGGAAGAAGCTTTCTTATTTATCCTTTGGTGCATTCGCCGACGATCTTCCGAGGTTTCGCGAACGTCTGAGGTTAAACAATGTTCGCCAACTCGATCCTCCGGCCGGCTTCGAATCCGATGGGATCTGGTTTCGGGATCCAGATGGGCTTCTGATCGAGATCAGAGTCGGGGAAAAGACCTCCCCTAATGAGAAGCCCGCTTGCTTCAACGAGCAAGGTCTCGTCGGCGTGCAGAATGCCCCAAAACGTTCCACAGTCTCGCCAGTCAGACCGCGACGCTTGGCGCATATCCTGATCTTCGCATCCGACGTTTCGCGCACGATCCAGTTTTATGGATCGGTACTCGGCTTGAGACTGTCGGATCGATCAGGCGACGGGATCGCGTTCATGCACGGGATTCACGGTAGCGACCATCATCTTATTGCCCTGGCCAAGTCTACTGGTCCGGGATTGCACCACCTAAGCTGGGATGTCGAGTCCATCCATCAGATCGGCATGGGCGCCATGCAGATGGCCGACAAAGGGTTCTCGGCGGGATGGGGGCTCGGCCGCCACGTGTTGGGATCGAATTACTTTCACTACGTTCGGGATCCGTGGGGAAGTTATTCGGAGTACTCATCCGATATCGACTACATTCCCGCTAACTATGATTGGAACGCGGAAGATCACCCTGGCGAAGATGCGTTCTACGTTTGGGGACCGGTCCCTCCAGCAGATTTCGCGCTCAACTATGAGGCTGCGACCCCGTGA
- a CDS encoding transcriptional regulator: protein MLVITRQIKAARSLLGWQQYELALQSGVAISTVRRLEGLEDGPIGAHFETIEKIRNAFEKAGIEFIGNPNPGVRLKGESS, encoded by the coding sequence ATGCTGGTGATTACACGTCAAATCAAGGCAGCGCGGTCTCTCTTGGGCTGGCAGCAATATGAGCTCGCGCTGCAGTCAGGAGTTGCGATTTCCACGGTTCGCAGACTCGAGGGTCTCGAGGATGGCCCCATTGGCGCACACTTCGAGACGATCGAAAAAATACGGAACGCTTTCGAAAAGGCTGGCATCGAGTTCATTGGCAACCCGAACCCAGGAGTTCGCTTGAAAGGAGAGTCCTCGTAA
- the phaC gene encoding class I poly(R)-hydroxyalkanoic acid synthase gives MRSSSDFNLVSVLKSFLETGEDILHRFDQACSGSAQRERDAPSLGALPFPDAQKRYLLPAEHLWEMWRSIVLSSFGLEVKPSAAERKADTRFKDAMWSEIPYFETLKQTYLVGINSLHELVEHAAVDQRTRMKLRFYARLYAEAISPSNFAATNPEVIREAVRSRGESLMNGVKNLIEDIQKGHITTTDEGSFTVGGNLAVTPGYVVFENELIQLIQYAPATEAVGSVPILIVPPCINKFYIFDLTEDNSFVRYLLGQGHSVFLISWRNPDSALGHLTWDDYVELGVLQALNVVVEIAGSPKAHALGFCVGGTILGCAAAVLAAQGEEKLASLTLLTTMLDFDDTGDLGLLLDEPYVLACEAKIGKGGLLPGKELGLVFSMLRANDLIWSYVVNNYLKGATPDAFDLLYWNSDSVNLPGPMYCWYIRNTYLENNIKSPNRTTQCGVRIDLSRIAVPTYLLAAREDHIVPWRTAYATSRTVGKRTRFVLAASGHVAGVINPPSRNKRNYWVNEELSPTAEAWLSNAEERSGSWWPDWDQWLKKQWSGTKPAPTEFGNARFRPIEPAPGRYVRVETE, from the coding sequence ATGCGTAGTTCAAGCGACTTCAATCTTGTCAGCGTGCTCAAGAGTTTCCTCGAGACCGGAGAGGATATACTCCATCGATTCGATCAAGCATGCTCAGGCAGCGCGCAACGCGAAAGGGACGCGCCTTCCTTGGGGGCCTTGCCGTTCCCTGATGCACAGAAAAGGTATCTCCTGCCAGCGGAGCATCTGTGGGAAATGTGGAGAAGCATCGTTCTCTCGAGCTTCGGTCTCGAAGTGAAACCATCAGCAGCGGAGCGAAAGGCAGACACCCGCTTCAAGGACGCTATGTGGAGCGAGATCCCGTACTTTGAGACGCTCAAGCAGACCTATCTCGTTGGAATAAATTCTCTGCACGAACTCGTTGAACACGCGGCGGTCGATCAGCGGACGAGGATGAAGCTACGGTTCTATGCTCGCCTTTATGCGGAAGCTATCAGTCCGAGCAATTTTGCTGCGACCAATCCCGAGGTTATCCGGGAGGCTGTACGCTCCCGTGGCGAAAGCCTGATGAATGGCGTCAAGAATCTGATCGAGGATATTCAGAAAGGTCATATTACGACGACCGACGAGGGTTCATTCACAGTCGGAGGGAATCTCGCGGTCACTCCTGGTTACGTCGTGTTCGAGAACGAGCTCATCCAACTTATCCAATACGCACCCGCGACAGAAGCCGTCGGCAGTGTGCCGATCCTGATCGTGCCGCCTTGCATCAACAAGTTCTATATTTTTGACCTCACTGAGGATAACTCGTTCGTTCGTTATCTGCTCGGGCAGGGGCACTCGGTGTTCCTGATTTCCTGGCGCAATCCGGATTCGGCGCTCGGGCATCTAACGTGGGATGACTACGTCGAACTCGGCGTGCTTCAAGCCCTCAATGTTGTGGTCGAAATCGCCGGAAGTCCGAAGGCTCATGCCCTCGGATTCTGTGTTGGGGGGACTATACTTGGATGCGCTGCGGCGGTGCTCGCCGCGCAAGGAGAGGAGAAGCTTGCAAGCCTGACGTTGCTGACAACGATGCTTGATTTCGACGATACCGGAGATCTGGGCCTCTTATTAGATGAGCCATATGTGTTGGCATGCGAAGCTAAGATTGGCAAAGGCGGATTGCTGCCCGGCAAGGAGCTCGGTCTTGTCTTTTCAATGTTAAGGGCCAATGACCTTATTTGGTCGTATGTGGTGAATAACTATTTGAAGGGAGCGACCCCAGATGCCTTCGATCTACTCTACTGGAATTCTGATTCGGTAAATCTTCCAGGGCCGATGTACTGCTGGTACATCCGCAATACGTATCTTGAGAACAACATCAAAAGTCCGAACAGGACCACGCAATGTGGTGTCCGTATCGATTTGTCGCGCATCGCGGTCCCGACCTATCTGCTCGCCGCTCGCGAAGACCACATCGTTCCCTGGCGCACGGCTTACGCGACATCGCGGACAGTCGGCAAGCGTACTCGCTTCGTGCTGGCGGCAAGCGGTCATGTTGCCGGGGTGATCAATCCCCCTTCACGCAACAAGCGCAACTATTGGGTCAATGAAGAGCTCTCGCCGACAGCCGAGGCATGGCTGTCCAACGCGGAAGAGAGGTCTGGCAGTTGGTGGCCCGATTGGGACCAATGGCTGAAAAAGCAATGGTCCGGCACCAAGCCGGCTCCGACGGAATTCGGAAATGCGAGATTTCGGCCAATCGAGCCAGCGCCGGGCCGTTACGTCCGAGTAGAAACAGAATGA